One window of the Rhizorhabdus dicambivorans genome contains the following:
- a CDS encoding DUF1214 domain-containing protein produces MDIPATGLARTDPPPCAPSTEGETDMRDWADYAELLKPAADLLTRTHFPDSEAMKAQLWRQFAMNLSQGYFLLFQSTTDHPEFAPFENSVFLAQPNPDAVYYYAPVDARGTYRVTGERGNAPVAGFALGNRIIGMDPLPGKGLGNHDFDDLEMDEDGRFEVIFSAERPAGHDDNWLKLPEEADFILVRQFSYDWGRERDVRLAIERIDAPAIRPALTPEQTDAKLEHLFGGYVRNLSQISIGAVARCADNGFVNRFNLTSFQELGNGKDWPQAYWETVFDIGEDEALIIESDLPEQRPYWNIQVIDRLWNQVDYVYRQSSLNGLQAKVDADGKFRAVLAHHDPGVANWLDTGGNLYGMLIGRWYRCSSHPTPEVKKVKFAELYRHLPDGAARIGGEERAEALRRRRIGSQLRRKW; encoded by the coding sequence GTGGATATACCCGCAACTGGCCTCGCCCGCACCGATCCGCCACCCTGCGCGCCATCGACCGAGGGAGAGACGGATATGCGCGACTGGGCCGACTATGCGGAGCTGCTGAAACCGGCAGCCGACCTGCTCACAAGGACGCATTTTCCGGACAGCGAGGCGATGAAGGCGCAGCTCTGGCGCCAGTTCGCGATGAACCTGTCGCAGGGCTATTTCCTGCTGTTCCAGTCGACCACTGACCATCCCGAATTCGCCCCCTTCGAGAATTCGGTGTTTCTGGCGCAGCCCAATCCCGATGCGGTCTATTATTATGCCCCGGTCGACGCACGTGGCACCTATCGGGTGACAGGCGAGCGCGGCAACGCTCCCGTCGCCGGCTTCGCGCTCGGCAACCGGATCATCGGCATGGACCCGCTGCCGGGCAAGGGCCTTGGCAATCATGACTTCGACGATCTGGAGATGGACGAGGATGGCCGGTTCGAGGTGATCTTCAGCGCCGAGCGGCCCGCCGGCCATGACGACAACTGGCTGAAGCTGCCCGAGGAGGCCGACTTCATTCTCGTCCGGCAATTCTCCTACGACTGGGGCCGCGAGCGCGACGTGCGCCTCGCCATCGAGCGGATCGATGCGCCCGCCATCCGCCCGGCGCTGACGCCCGAACAGACCGACGCGAAGCTGGAGCATCTGTTCGGCGGCTATGTCCGCAACCTGTCGCAGATATCAATCGGCGCGGTCGCGCGCTGCGCCGACAACGGCTTCGTCAACCGCTTCAACCTCACCAGCTTCCAGGAGCTCGGCAACGGCAAGGACTGGCCGCAGGCCTATTGGGAGACGGTGTTCGACATCGGCGAGGACGAGGCGCTGATCATCGAGAGCGATCTGCCCGAGCAGCGCCCCTACTGGAACATCCAGGTGATCGACAGGCTCTGGAACCAGGTCGATTATGTCTATCGCCAGTCGAGCCTCAACGGGCTGCAGGCGAAGGTGGATGCGGACGGGAAATTCCGTGCGGTGCTGGCGCATCACGATCCCGGCGTCGCCAACTGGCTGGATACCGGGGGCAATCTCTACGGGATGCTGATCGGCCGCTGGTATCGCTGCTCGAGCCATCCCACCCCTGAGGTGAAGAAGGTGAAGTTCGCCGAACTCTACCGCCACCTGCCCGATGGCGCCGCGCGGATCGGTGGCGAGGAGCGGGCGGAGGCGCTGCGCCGCCGCCGGATCGGATCGCAGCTCCGCCGCAAATGGTGA
- a CDS encoding LysR family transcriptional regulator has protein sequence MDRLTAMEAFVAVAELGSFSRAAARMRMSAAMMTLHIARLEEKLGVRLFNRTTRRVDLTEDGRQLLDRARAALHAFSQAENALKPGGGLTGRVRIDAPASIGHGFIVPALESFHRLYPDIVVELSLGDRGTVFRADGFDILLRVGEAPLSGWITVPLGTTRLVCLAAPDYIDRYGAPATPEDLNEHRCILYASVEGAGGNPWSFAQNGRRVRIRPPAAFTFNDGAAIMATTCAGLGIAQNLEMLAHDELHSGRLRPLLEDWTTMSLQVVLMSARDRYTLPHVRATMDFLAERIDWRL, from the coding sequence ATGGACCGGCTGACGGCGATGGAGGCTTTCGTGGCGGTGGCCGAGCTGGGCTCGTTCAGCCGTGCCGCTGCGCGGATGCGGATGTCGGCTGCGATGATGACGCTTCATATCGCGCGGCTGGAGGAGAAGCTCGGCGTCCGGCTGTTCAACCGCACCACCCGGAGGGTCGACCTGACCGAGGACGGCCGCCAGCTGCTCGACCGCGCCCGCGCCGCGCTCCATGCCTTCAGTCAGGCGGAAAATGCGCTGAAGCCGGGCGGCGGGCTGACCGGGCGGGTGCGGATCGATGCACCGGCCTCGATCGGCCATGGCTTCATCGTTCCCGCGCTGGAAAGCTTCCACCGCCTCTATCCCGATATCGTCGTCGAGCTGAGCCTGGGCGATCGCGGCACCGTCTTTCGCGCCGATGGCTTCGACATATTGCTCAGGGTGGGGGAGGCGCCGCTGTCGGGCTGGATCACCGTGCCGCTGGGGACGACCCGACTCGTCTGCCTGGCCGCGCCCGATTATATCGATCGGTACGGCGCCCCGGCCACGCCCGAGGACCTCAACGAGCATCGCTGCATCCTCTATGCCAGCGTCGAGGGGGCGGGTGGCAATCCGTGGAGCTTCGCACAGAACGGCCGGCGGGTGCGCATCCGCCCGCCGGCTGCCTTCACCTTCAACGACGGCGCGGCGATCATGGCAACGACCTGCGCCGGGCTCGGCATCGCGCAGAATCTGGAGATGCTGGCCCATGACGAGCTACATAGCGGTCGGCTGCGCCCCCTGCTCGAGGACTGGACGACAATGAGCCTGCAGGTCGTGCTGATGAGCGCCAGGGATCGTTATACGCTGCCCCATGTGCGGGCGACGATGGACTTCCTAGCCGAGCGGATCGACTGGCGGCTTTGA
- a CDS encoding nuclear transport factor 2 family protein, which yields MSDMLTPELVAFVREQKDRFDIQQCLLRYTRGVDRHDRELMLSAYWPDAFDEHGVAEGHAAEFVDWAIGWHGEYQTRHQHIIANHSLELDGDTAHGETYYVFWGENRMGPPTLAFGRYVDRFEKRDGEWRIAHRVCVNEKAGLFMENRLPEEAERLLHKSGPNRRDKGDISYVRPLTRERGGA from the coding sequence ATGTCCGATATGCTGACGCCCGAGCTGGTCGCCTTCGTGCGCGAGCAGAAGGACCGTTTCGACATCCAGCAATGCCTGCTGCGCTACACGCGCGGGGTCGACCGCCACGACCGGGAGCTGATGCTGTCCGCCTATTGGCCCGATGCGTTCGACGAACATGGTGTGGCCGAGGGCCATGCGGCGGAGTTCGTCGACTGGGCGATCGGCTGGCACGGGGAATATCAGACCAGGCACCAGCACATCATCGCCAATCACAGTCTCGAACTTGATGGCGATACCGCCCATGGCGAGACCTATTATGTCTTCTGGGGCGAGAACCGGATGGGGCCGCCCACCCTTGCCTTCGGCCGCTATGTCGACCGCTTCGAGAAGCGCGACGGCGAGTGGAGGATTGCGCATCGCGTCTGCGTGAACGAGAAGGCCGGCCTGTTCATGGAGAATCGCCTGCCCGAGGAAGCCGAGCGGCTGCTCCACAAGTCCGGCCCCAACCGCCGCGACAAGGGCGATATCTCCTATGTCCGGCCGCTGACGCGCGAGCGCGGCGGCGCATAG
- a CDS encoding SDR family NAD(P)-dependent oxidoreductase, with product MARSIIVTGGFGTLGRAVAAAFAATGERVARVDFATSAPEPLAGGIDLGGIDLTDAGAAEKTVADVVAAFGGVDVLVNVAGGFTWQTLADGGSDTWARMFAMNATTCVNMTKAALGPLGKAEAGRIVNIGAGGALVAAAGMGGYAASKAAVHKLTESLAAELAGSSVTVNAVLPSIIDTPVNRADMPDADFSQWVQPAALADVILFLASPAARAISGALVPVSRGG from the coding sequence ATGGCACGATCGATCATCGTCACCGGCGGCTTCGGCACCTTGGGGCGCGCCGTCGCGGCAGCCTTCGCGGCAACGGGTGAACGGGTGGCGCGGGTCGATTTCGCGACCTCCGCACCCGAACCGCTGGCCGGTGGGATCGATCTGGGCGGGATCGACCTGACCGATGCGGGCGCCGCCGAAAAGACCGTGGCCGACGTAGTCGCGGCGTTCGGCGGGGTGGACGTGCTCGTCAACGTCGCCGGCGGCTTCACCTGGCAGACGCTGGCCGATGGCGGCAGCGACACCTGGGCGCGCATGTTCGCGATGAACGCGACCACCTGCGTCAACATGACCAAAGCCGCGCTCGGCCCGCTGGGCAAGGCCGAAGCGGGCCGCATCGTCAATATCGGCGCGGGCGGTGCGCTGGTCGCAGCAGCGGGAATGGGCGGCTATGCCGCATCCAAGGCGGCGGTCCACAAGCTGACCGAAAGCCTTGCCGCCGAGCTGGCGGGCAGCTCCGTCACCGTCAACGCGGTGCTGCCCAGCATCATCGATACGCCGGTTAACCGCGCCGACATGCCCGATGCCGATTTCAGCCAATGGGTACAGCCGGCCGCGCTCGCCGACGTGATCCTGTTCCTCGCCTCGCCCGCTGCGCGCGCGATCAGCGGCGCACTGGTCCCGGTGAGCCGGGGCGGCTGA
- a CDS encoding N-acyl-D-amino-acid deacylase family protein: protein MAEFDIVIRGGTLFDGSGGEPFAADVAVKDGRIVAVGTVEGNGAEEIDASGKIVTPGFVDVHTHYDGQITWENRLAPSSDHGVTTVVMGNCGVGFAPVKPGDHHLMIKLMEGVEDIPEVVMADGVPFNWESFPDYLDALEKRESDIDFAAQLPHSPLRVYVMGERGAHLEPPTEQDLVEMRRLTAEAIEAGALGVTTSRSYAHRFRTGELAPSVPTEDQEVLALAAGLRDAGKGVFQMVPSYDVTARQRFDLLRDIAKTSGRPVSFTFMQTPHTPGDWRETLNDLDQANKEGLEIRGQIIPRPTGGLLGLELSLHPFALNPSYRAIEHLPLEQKVARMRDPEFRKRLIAESPEDPHDFFKFIISDLDALFVLGDPPNYNPRTEDSIAAQARARGVDPKELIYDALLERDGHEVLYRPMGNAEGEKFESSGRHLVRNPYTIPALGDGGAHYSMICDAAYTTYMLTYWVRDAEPDRKIDLPYAIRKLAHEPALTVGLNDRGLVKPGYKADLNVIDMDRLHLHAPHASYDLPTGGRRLSQRAEGYEATIVSGVVTYRNGVATGALPGRLVRGGQPAPTAA from the coding sequence ATGGCTGAGTTCGACATCGTCATTCGCGGCGGGACCCTGTTCGACGGCAGCGGCGGCGAGCCGTTCGCGGCCGATGTCGCCGTCAAGGACGGCCGCATCGTCGCAGTCGGCACGGTGGAGGGCAACGGTGCCGAGGAGATCGATGCCAGCGGCAAGATCGTCACCCCAGGCTTCGTCGACGTCCACACCCATTATGACGGCCAGATCACCTGGGAGAACCGTCTGGCGCCGTCGTCCGACCATGGCGTGACGACGGTCGTGATGGGCAATTGCGGGGTCGGCTTCGCACCGGTGAAGCCGGGCGACCATCATCTGATGATCAAGCTGATGGAAGGCGTCGAGGATATTCCCGAGGTCGTGATGGCCGATGGCGTGCCGTTCAACTGGGAAAGCTTCCCGGACTATCTCGACGCGCTGGAGAAGCGCGAGAGCGACATCGATTTCGCCGCCCAGCTGCCGCACAGCCCGCTGCGCGTCTATGTGATGGGCGAGCGCGGCGCGCATCTGGAGCCGCCGACCGAACAGGACCTGGTCGAGATGCGGCGGCTGACCGCCGAGGCGATCGAGGCGGGCGCGCTGGGCGTCACCACCTCGCGCAGCTATGCCCACCGCTTCCGCACCGGCGAACTGGCGCCTTCGGTGCCGACCGAGGACCAGGAGGTGCTGGCACTCGCCGCGGGCCTGCGCGACGCCGGCAAGGGCGTGTTCCAGATGGTGCCGAGCTACGACGTCACCGCGCGCCAGCGCTTCGATCTGCTGCGCGACATCGCGAAGACCTCCGGCCGGCCGGTATCCTTCACCTTCATGCAGACACCCCACACCCCGGGCGACTGGCGCGAGACGCTCAACGATCTCGATCAGGCCAACAAGGAAGGGCTGGAGATTCGCGGGCAGATCATCCCGCGCCCGACCGGTGGGCTGCTCGGCCTCGAACTGTCGCTCCACCCCTTCGCGCTCAACCCCAGCTATCGCGCGATCGAGCATCTGCCGCTGGAGCAGAAGGTGGCGCGGATGCGCGATCCGGAATTCCGCAAGCGGCTGATCGCCGAATCCCCGGAAGACCCGCATGATTTCTTCAAGTTCATCATCTCGGACCTCGATGCGCTGTTCGTGCTCGGCGATCCGCCCAACTATAATCCGCGCACCGAGGACAGCATCGCCGCCCAGGCCCGCGCGCGGGGCGTTGATCCGAAGGAGTTGATCTACGACGCGCTGCTGGAGCGCGACGGGCATGAGGTGCTCTATCGCCCGATGGGCAATGCCGAGGGGGAGAAATTCGAGAGTTCCGGCCGCCACCTCGTCAGGAATCCCTACACCATCCCGGCGCTCGGCGACGGCGGCGCGCATTACAGCATGATCTGCGACGCGGCCTACACCACCTATATGCTGACCTATTGGGTCCGCGACGCCGAGCCCGACCGCAAGATCGACCTGCCCTATGCGATCCGCAAGCTCGCCCATGAGCCCGCGCTGACCGTGGGCCTGAACGACCGCGGGCTGGTCAAACCCGGCTATAAGGCGGATCTCAACGTGATCGACATGGACCGGCTGCACCTCCACGCGCCGCACGCCAGCTACGACCTGCCGACCGGCGGACGGCGGCTGTCACAGCGCGCCGAGGGCTATGAGGCGACCATAGTCAGCGGCGTTGTCACCTACCGCAACGGGGTGGCCACGGGCGCGCTGCCCGGACGGCTGGTGCGCGGCGGCCAGCCCGCACCGACAGCCGCCTGA
- a CDS encoding epoxide hydrolase family protein, which yields MAIEPFRIDIPQAKLDRIAAKLALSEVGYAPEDDADWRYGTDARWLAGLLDHWRTRYDWRRCEARLNALPHFRTRIDGIDIHFIHVRGTGPARPFPLLLTHGWPGSVLEFLGVIEPLSAMGFDLVIPSLPGYGFSGRPPRPIGPAGVARLWRKLMTEALGYQRFGAQGGDWGSAVTAALGADHGDVLSAIHLNLFMAPPSTEGDDAETTAYRQALAAVQLRESAYMMQHATKPQTIGLALADSPIGFAAWVCEKFHGWGDTGGDIESRFSKDWLLDNIMVYLVNDAVQSAIWMYHTIFTEARPGRRIEVPTGLALYPREFMPYPPRSAAERAYAIADWQEMEAGGHFAALEEPAAFAANVGRFFAQISQG from the coding sequence ATGGCGATCGAACCCTTCCGCATCGATATCCCGCAGGCGAAGCTGGACCGGATCGCGGCGAAGCTCGCCTTGTCCGAGGTCGGCTATGCGCCGGAGGACGACGCGGACTGGCGCTATGGCACCGACGCGCGCTGGCTGGCGGGGCTGCTGGACCATTGGCGCACCCGCTATGACTGGCGCCGCTGCGAGGCCCGGCTCAACGCGCTGCCGCATTTCCGTACCCGGATCGACGGCATCGATATCCACTTCATCCATGTGCGCGGCACCGGCCCGGCCCGGCCCTTCCCGTTGCTGCTGACCCATGGCTGGCCGGGATCGGTGCTCGAATTCCTCGGCGTGATCGAGCCGCTGTCGGCGATGGGCTTCGACCTCGTCATCCCCTCTCTGCCCGGCTACGGCTTTTCGGGCCGGCCGCCGCGCCCGATCGGCCCGGCCGGCGTCGCCCGGCTGTGGCGAAAGCTGATGACCGAGGCGCTCGGCTATCAGCGCTTCGGCGCGCAGGGCGGCGACTGGGGATCGGCGGTGACCGCCGCCCTCGGCGCGGACCATGGCGATGTGCTCAGCGCGATCCACCTGAACCTGTTCATGGCGCCACCCTCGACCGAGGGCGACGATGCCGAGACCACCGCCTACCGGCAGGCGCTGGCGGCGGTGCAGCTGCGCGAATCCGCCTATATGATGCAGCACGCGACCAAGCCGCAGACGATCGGGCTGGCGCTGGCCGACAGCCCGATCGGCTTCGCCGCCTGGGTCTGCGAGAAATTCCACGGCTGGGGCGACACCGGCGGCGATATCGAGAGCCGCTTCTCCAAGGACTGGCTGCTCGACAATATCATGGTCTATCTGGTCAACGATGCGGTCCAGTCGGCGATCTGGATGTATCACACCATCTTCACCGAGGCGCGGCCGGGCAGGCGGATCGAGGTGCCGACCGGCCTTGCCCTCTACCCGCGCGAGTTCATGCCCTATCCGCCGCGCAGCGCCGCCGAGCGCGCCTATGCCATCGCCGACTGGCAGGAGATGGAGGCCGGCGGCCATTTCGCCGCGCTGGAAGAGCCAGCCGCCTTCGCCGCCAATGTCGGACGCTTCTTCGCGCAGATATCACAGGGCTGA
- a CDS encoding NADP-dependent oxidoreductase, whose protein sequence is MRAVAIGRYGGPEVLELVELPLPEPKPGEVLVAIRAAAVNPADGKWRAGMFAGFAPVGFPHILGYDVAGTVAGGDGLPVGTRVAAMLDPFIKGGYADHVAVAADRLVAMPDGLSFEQAAAVPTAGLTGSQLVERAVDARPGQRILITGATGAVGRFALDAARRRGVAVVAAVRTSRKAEALALGAEAAIALGEEDWTGVPFDHVVDTVGGDAVAALCRHLRPGGRIATAATTPIDPQGLPATPEFYAVVADAERLGRLLEAVAKGEIAVPIARVMPLEQAAEAQRLTDAGGAGGKIILAP, encoded by the coding sequence ATGCGCGCCGTCGCGATCGGGCGCTATGGCGGGCCCGAGGTGCTCGAGCTTGTCGAACTGCCGCTGCCTGAACCGAAGCCGGGCGAGGTGCTGGTCGCTATCCGCGCGGCGGCGGTCAATCCGGCCGACGGCAAATGGCGGGCCGGCATGTTCGCCGGCTTCGCGCCGGTCGGCTTTCCACACATATTGGGCTATGACGTCGCCGGTACTGTGGCGGGCGGTGATGGCCTGCCCGTCGGCACGCGGGTTGCCGCGATGCTCGATCCCTTCATCAAGGGCGGCTATGCCGATCATGTCGCGGTGGCGGCCGATCGGCTGGTCGCGATGCCTGATGGCCTGTCCTTCGAGCAGGCGGCGGCGGTGCCGACGGCGGGACTCACCGGTAGCCAGTTGGTCGAGCGCGCGGTCGATGCGCGGCCCGGTCAGCGCATCCTGATCACCGGCGCCACTGGCGCGGTCGGCCGCTTCGCGCTCGATGCGGCGCGGCGTCGCGGCGTGGCGGTGGTCGCGGCGGTGCGGACTTCGCGGAAGGCCGAAGCGCTGGCGCTCGGCGCCGAGGCGGCGATCGCCCTCGGCGAGGAGGATTGGACGGGGGTGCCGTTCGATCATGTCGTCGACACGGTCGGCGGCGATGCCGTTGCCGCACTGTGTCGGCATCTTCGTCCCGGCGGCCGGATCGCGACCGCAGCCACCACGCCGATCGATCCGCAGGGCCTGCCCGCCACGCCCGAATTCTACGCTGTCGTCGCCGATGCCGAGAGGCTTGGTCGTCTGCTTGAGGCCGTCGCCAAGGGCGAGATCGCAGTTCCGATCGCGCGGGTGATGCCGCTGGAGCAGGCCGCCGAGGCGCAGCGGCTGACCGATGCCGGCGGCGCGGGCGGGAAGATCATCCTGGCGCCCTGA
- a CDS encoding cytochrome P450 encodes MSGAAQARPRDEGAERQLKTRADHVFDPLDPETVRNPGPAYSELAAKCPFYHYQGDEYQFYVTSDYKEIRDKILSDNPVWSFKWGDGPIDWAEFSDFGILTDPPFHLEYIAALRKGMTPSRMKYYRPEVEAIAEELVSGLEARADKSGNFHDLFALPLPARTMCFMLGADQAMYADYKRWADELQSLLFNDKNPAAEQSLIAEIMPHFMGLIEARKQMLADAGIDDPTLEHWGTVLPPDYISLALVSRVEGRRFNDMELFQVCTAFLTGGQETTTSLLTNVIWRLLETPALWEQLKANPDLVENAIEESLRFDPPINSHFRTSLCPVTMHGTELPERSKLMFSMMGANRDPDIFDEPDMFRIDRPLNQVKRHLSFGYGVHFCLGAPIARLEAQIGLRKLVERLPKLRLTGETERIDSWMYWGRRQLPVAWG; translated from the coding sequence ATGAGCGGAGCGGCGCAGGCACGGCCACGCGACGAAGGCGCGGAACGGCAGCTTAAGACCAGGGCGGATCATGTCTTCGATCCGCTGGATCCGGAAACGGTGCGTAATCCCGGCCCGGCCTATTCCGAGCTCGCCGCCAAATGCCCCTTCTACCATTATCAGGGCGACGAATATCAGTTCTACGTCACCAGCGACTATAAGGAGATCCGCGACAAGATCCTGTCCGACAATCCGGTCTGGTCGTTCAAATGGGGTGACGGGCCGATCGACTGGGCCGAGTTCAGCGATTTCGGTATCCTGACCGATCCTCCCTTCCACCTCGAATATATCGCCGCGCTGCGGAAGGGCATGACCCCTTCGCGGATGAAATATTACCGGCCCGAGGTCGAGGCGATCGCCGAGGAGTTGGTCTCCGGCCTCGAAGCCCGCGCCGACAAGAGCGGCAATTTCCATGACCTGTTCGCGCTGCCGCTGCCGGCCAGGACGATGTGCTTCATGCTGGGCGCCGACCAGGCGATGTACGCTGACTACAAGCGCTGGGCCGACGAGCTCCAGTCGCTGCTGTTCAACGACAAGAATCCCGCCGCCGAACAGTCGCTGATCGCGGAGATCATGCCCCATTTCATGGGGCTGATCGAGGCGCGCAAGCAGATGCTGGCCGATGCCGGGATCGACGACCCCACGCTGGAGCATTGGGGCACGGTGCTGCCGCCCGACTATATCTCACTGGCGCTGGTCAGCCGGGTCGAGGGGCGCCGCTTCAACGATATGGAGCTGTTCCAGGTCTGTACCGCCTTCCTGACCGGCGGGCAGGAGACCACCACCAGCCTGCTGACCAACGTGATCTGGCGGCTGCTGGAGACGCCCGCACTGTGGGAGCAGCTCAAGGCCAATCCCGATCTGGTCGAAAATGCGATCGAGGAGAGCCTGCGCTTCGATCCGCCGATCAATTCCCATTTCCGCACCAGCCTGTGCCCGGTGACGATGCACGGCACCGAACTGCCCGAGCGCAGCAAGCTGATGTTCTCGATGATGGGGGCCAATCGCGATCCCGACATCTTCGACGAGCCCGACATGTTCAGGATCGACCGCCCGCTCAACCAGGTGAAGCGGCATCTGTCGTTCGGCTATGGCGTCCATTTCTGCCTGGGCGCGCCAATCGCCCGGCTGGAGGCGCAGATCGGCCTGCGCAAACTGGTCGAGCGGCTGCCGAAGCTGCGCCTGACCGGCGAGACCGAGCGGATCGACAGCTGGATGTACTGGGGCCGCCGCCAGCTTCCCGTGGCCTGGGGCTGA
- a CDS encoding SDR family NAD(P)-dependent oxidoreductase, producing the protein MTGFLEERAGLSGKVAAVVGGGGGIGAAVSIALARAGVDLALCDIDEAAMAETASAACTLGRTVTTCHADATDEAALDAFYDRLERDFERIDILVNIAGGTQRREFMAASRADIAQDIQRNYGYAVQSVQRAVPLIRRSGAGGSIVSFTTIEAHRGAAGFSVYAGAKAATTNFTRAMAVELGKEKIRLNCIAPDTTPSRGNMNGLPPEYGEAFGRLPPSAMSKGMEMYIPRGEQPPAEALADAVLFLASDMARFVSGMTLHVDGGTMAAAGFLDWPFGDGFVPVPLAGTLERMYRDGD; encoded by the coding sequence ATGACCGGATTTCTGGAGGAGCGCGCCGGCCTGTCCGGCAAGGTCGCGGCTGTGGTCGGCGGCGGCGGCGGGATCGGCGCGGCGGTGTCGATCGCGCTCGCCCGAGCGGGGGTCGACCTCGCCCTCTGCGATATCGATGAGGCGGCGATGGCGGAAACCGCCTCGGCGGCGTGCACACTCGGCCGTACGGTCACCACCTGCCATGCCGATGCGACGGACGAAGCCGCGCTAGATGCCTTCTACGATCGGCTCGAACGCGATTTCGAGCGGATCGACATCCTCGTCAACATCGCGGGCGGCACCCAACGGCGCGAATTCATGGCGGCGAGCCGTGCCGACATCGCCCAGGATATCCAGCGCAACTATGGTTATGCCGTCCAGTCGGTACAGCGCGCCGTGCCGCTGATCCGGCGATCGGGCGCGGGCGGCAGCATAGTGAGCTTCACCACGATCGAGGCGCATCGCGGCGCCGCCGGCTTCTCGGTCTATGCCGGCGCCAAGGCGGCGACCACCAACTTCACCCGCGCCATGGCGGTGGAACTCGGCAAGGAGAAGATTCGGCTGAACTGCATCGCACCGGACACCACCCCCAGCCGGGGCAATATGAACGGCCTCCCGCCCGAATATGGCGAGGCCTTCGGCCGCCTGCCCCCGTCCGCGATGTCCAAGGGCATGGAGATGTACATCCCTCGCGGAGAGCAGCCGCCGGCCGAGGCGTTGGCCGACGCAGTGCTGTTCCTGGCATCGGACATGGCGCGCTTCGTATCGGGCATGACCCTGCATGTCGACGGCGGCACGATGGCGGCGGCGGGCTTCCTCGACTGGCCTTTCGGCGACGGCTTCGTGCCGGTGCCGCTGGCGGGCACGCTGGAGCGGATGTACCGCGACGGGGACTGA
- a CDS encoding metal-dependent hydrolase yields MKARFPKIDYSRVRPHWAPNREFAHNVNASSTIPVFVEPWLIKVMTKAKAILPDSETRLHREIDIFIAQEAQHYRQHAGFNRNIRAAYPEIIPHEQRIEREYEEMLEHRSLKYCLAYSEGFESLGSPAATMWFEIYDPYLEGADHEAVALWKWHMAEEYEHREVCFRLFRALYAKGLWGRFWNGWLYRCYGFVSAIRHLGAYSKRVSQELIDADRRSMSAEEVERSKASLKEFQAFMRRHTGPRLLKVFSPFYDPAHKPEPRGLRDYLERFEKGGDMGRAAA; encoded by the coding sequence ATGAAAGCCCGTTTCCCCAAGATCGACTATTCCCGGGTCCGCCCCCACTGGGCGCCGAACCGCGAATTCGCGCACAACGTGAATGCGTCCTCGACCATTCCCGTGTTCGTCGAGCCCTGGCTGATCAAGGTGATGACGAAGGCCAAGGCGATCCTGCCCGACAGCGAGACTCGGCTGCACCGCGAGATCGACATCTTCATCGCGCAGGAGGCCCAGCATTATCGCCAGCATGCCGGCTTCAATCGCAACATCCGCGCGGCCTATCCGGAGATCATCCCGCACGAACAGCGGATCGAGCGCGAATATGAGGAAATGCTGGAGCACCGCTCGCTCAAATATTGCCTCGCCTATTCGGAAGGGTTCGAATCGCTCGGCTCGCCCGCCGCCACGATGTGGTTCGAGATTTACGACCCCTATCTGGAGGGTGCTGACCATGAGGCGGTCGCCCTGTGGAAGTGGCATATGGCCGAGGAATATGAGCATCGCGAGGTCTGCTTCCGGCTGTTCCGGGCGCTCTATGCCAAGGGGCTCTGGGGCCGCTTCTGGAACGGCTGGCTCTATCGCTGCTATGGCTTCGTCAGCGCGATCCGCCATCTCGGTGCCTACAGCAAGCGTGTCTCGCAGGAGCTGATCGACGCCGACCGCCGCTCGATGAGCGCGGAGGAGGTCGAGCGATCCAAGGCCAGCCTGAAGGAATTCCAGGCCTTCATGCGTCGTCACACCGGCCCGCGACTGCTCAAGGTCTTCTCGCCCTTCTACGATCCCGCGCACAAGCCCGAGCCGCGCGGCCTGCGTGACTATCTGGAGCGATTCGAAAAGGGCGGCGACATGGGAAGGGCAGCGGCCTGA